In Erpetoichthys calabaricus chromosome 15, fErpCal1.3, whole genome shotgun sequence, one DNA window encodes the following:
- the LOC114666238 gene encoding protein PET117 homolog, mitochondrial — MSTTSKIVFGVSVLFSAGVVVGVHVKQRLDRERLHEGVIRDLERQAQKKANLLQLEEQIALTKELKREQKQLAESENC; from the exons ATGTCCACGACCTCAAAAATTGTGTTTGGAGTTTCGGTGTTGTTTTCTGCAGGAGTTGTAGTGGGAGTTCATGTAAAGCAACGACTGGACAGAGAG AGACTTCATGAAGGAGTTATACGGGATCTTGAGAGGCAAGcacagaaaaaggcaaatttactACAGCTGGAAGAACAGATTGCTCTTACGAAGGAGCTCAAGCGTGAACAAAAGCAATTAGCTGAATCAGAAAACTGCTAG